The genomic DNA TCCCTAAATAGACAGCGGCAATTGAAAGAATAGCTAATGGAATAGCACGAGGCAAATTTTTCTCTGGATTTTTCATATCTTCAGATCCACTCGCCACACTTTCGAAACCTGTAAAAGCATAAAACGCAGCAATGATCGCCAAAACAAAAGTTGTGGTATCGATTTTAGAAGTATCAACGATATGCGTGACCTCCGAAAATCGAACTTCACCCGTTGTTACAATTACAACAATACCAGCTACAATTGTTGTAACGAGTGCGAGTAATTTACCAATCGTTGATAAATTATTAATAATTTCAAATAGTTTATTCCCTGTAATATTAATTAAAAGTAGTGTTACCATTAATATTAAAAAACCAATTGTAATCAGTGTGGTATTTGTATTGTCACCTCCGAATATCGTGATGACTGTTTTCACAACTGCTGTAGACATAACTCCCCATGCGATACATGCCGCTATGAAGCGCGTAATACCTACATAGAAACCGATATTATCTCCAAAAGCCGCTGTTGCATACGCATATGCCGCACCACTTTTGTTTACATATTTTGAAGCAGCGGCAAATGTTACTGCCAATATAGAAGCAAATATTGCTGCTAATATGTAGACATAAGGCGTATATGACCCAGCAATGGATATGACTGCACCTGGAGATAAGAAAATCCCTGAGCCGATAATTGAGTTAATTGCTAATAAGACGATTGACCAAAATCCTAATTTCTTCATTTTTAACCACTTTCTTTCGCATTTTTAATAAAATCTATAAATAACTTATCCATTGCTTCTTCTCGCCATAACATTTCAGGATGCCACTGCACCCCCACTAAATAAGGATAGTTCTGAGCTTCGATACATTCAATCACACCGTCACTTGAACTAGCAGTGCCTTTGAAGTCCGGTGCAATATCTTTAATTAATTGATGGTGAAATGAATTCACAAAAATCTCTCGTTCTTCAAACACCCGAGCTAAATGACATTGTTCTAATATTTGGATACGATGTGTTTTTTCAGTTGGATTCACACCTTGCCAATGTCTTAAAGTTTCTTGTTCACGATAAGAAACATCTTGGTACAATGTACCGCCATGGTATACATTAATCAGTTGAGCCCCTCTACAAATACCTAAAATGGGAATGCCACGTTTTTTTGCTAGTTCTAATACCGTATATTCAAATAAATCACGCTTTAATAACGTTTCTCCTATTAAGTTTCTCGGATCTTCTCCATACAAATGAGGACTGACATCATAACCACCACTCAAAATAAGACCATCTAATTGTTCGACCTGTTTTTCGATTGCATTTTTATCTGAATGTATAGGAAGTACAACTGGCACACCTGCATGCTTAGTAACAGAATAAACATAATCTTGGTTGATATAGCAACGTTCGTACCCAGGAAACATACCATCTTTATCACGTAAAATATTAGCGGTAATTCCTATTATAGCTACCATATACATCCCTCCATTACAATTGAGTTATTTTAATTATAATGTGGGTGTTGATTTTGTCAATAACACTTTCTGATTTTTCTGACTTTTTAAGTCAGATTTTTCATTTTTATTAATAACAGTTAAATGTACAAGTGTTTATAAAACAAAAAGCTGAAGTTATCACAGTATAAATCCAATCTGTAGATAACTCAGCTTGTTTGTCAATTTGCACATGCTAAATTAAAGTTTTCTGCTCGTCTTGTGATTTAAAAAATGCCCTCGCGCGAGCAATTTATCCAATTATGCTTCACTCCAAATGTTGAGCTTTTTCTTTTGTGCTTCTTTTTGTGCTTGTTCGATTTGAGGGCGATATTTATAGTTTGGTGAATAGAATTTTGCTCGTGCTAATCCTTCTTTTGCAAGTCTGACATTAAACATTTTGTCGCCTACCCAAACATAAGCAAGTGTACGTCCGTATCTATCTTTCGGTGCGCGATCATATTCTAAAGTGACACGTTTACCTGTAAGATGTTTCTTCGTAAAATCAGATGCTTCTTTACCATAAGGTTGAACTGGCGTATTAGGTTTAACCGTTTCAGGTGTATCAACACCAATCATACGCACGCGTTCTTCCTTTCCATCTTTATTAACTATAATAGTATCACCATCGATGACACGTGTAACGATATATGAGTCGCCTTTTGTACTGCCTTCCGTCGTTTTAAACGGTCCTTGTCCATTTACATATTGTAATGTTAAGACAAAGATTGCTACTACAACAATTAATAAACCAGATGTAAATTTCTTCATCATTTCCTCCTTATTGTTTATAAATTAATACTTTTATATTATTATATTTATGTATAATTTTCCATAAGTTTTCTTGCCCTAATTGTGACTTTTTATCTACAAATGCTATAATGTTGACATTAGGAGTGAAAAAACATGAAAACATTTAAAAATAATTATCTATCTTTAGTGGTTATCATTATAGCCATTTTGATTGGCTTCTTTTTACAACATAAATTCAACCTGCCACTATTTGCTGGTGCATTCATCGGTGTCTTCCTCGGCATGCTCGGCGGTTTTATCACACAAATTTTAATGCCTAAAGATCAAAATCATGATGCTGATCAAAAGAATCGGCAGTAAATACAATGATTATCCACAAAAAGTTCACTTAAACTATAACTGGACGTACCTATGTATAAAACTTTTATAAAGCATAAAAAAGACTATACTTTTTTACGCACAGATGATACAACTCGATCGTCAAAATATTCTCCACTCACAGCCAGTCTGTGCAGTGGTTTTTTTGAAATTGTACAATACTTTTAATAGTACGTTTTTAATTTTATACCCTTGATAGCAAATCATTATCTGTCACAAATCATTCTATATTACAATTGTAATATAAAATTCTTTTATTAATGAAATAGTGGTCTAGAAATACTTGTTGAAAAAGTGTTTCTTTATCGAATAATAGAGGTGTCATTGACCCATGCTCATAGTCTTGTTTATGTTCAGTTTTTTGGCCTCCAATGCGTTATTAATTTTATTTATTACCATATCCCTTAATAACCAAATTGACTTTCAATTTATGATTGATATTAATAAAATTAAGCATTTAGAAAAATATAACCGCCTATTTTTTATTATGGGAATTATTTTACTAATCTTTTCTATGTATATATTGTTACAATTTTTACAACGGTTATAGCAAAACCCAATTGCATCAGTAGCCTTTGTTGTCATAGAGAAATTCCAAATTTGAACCTTTACGTTCAATGTGAGTTTCTCTTTTTTGTTTATTTAACCCATTAGATTTTTTAGTGACAAGATAATAAATAAATGTAACGCAAAATTTAATCAACCTCTAAAATATCGTAAATACATCTTATCATTTTTATATTTAAAGTTAAAATTATATACAATGACTTCACTAAATTTACAAATATTTTTATATAAGTGGTTAGCAGATATTCTAAAAATAACGAAATGATTATGAAATTATAGTTAAGATGTCACTATTGAATTAAAGAACTCTATTACAGCTGATTGTAGTGATTAAATTGCTAAGTAATGATATATCAAATCAAGAAAATAAATACTGTTTTTGATATTTAATAAAGATTTGATAATGGATGTATTTTTTGGTATATTACGGCTTATAAACAAGTGGATAATTTTACACTCTAAAACTTGTTTACCTCATATTTTTGTTTCTAAAATAAACTAAAAGTTGAGCTTTGTTTTTGATAGATTCTTATTCTTAATTGACCTTTTGACATTTCGTTCGTAATAGCAATTCATTTTACGCTTCGTATCATTAAGAATTATTTCAACTAGGAGAGAAAAAATGGGAGAGTTAAACAAAAATGAATTAGAACAATTAGAAAAAAGAATTAATCATAGATTTGATGATTTAGAAAGACAATTACATGCCTTACCGATGCACTTAGAAGATAAAATGAAACTCATTTTTCAAATAGAGAAAGAAATTCTTAGAGGTGAAAGAATAAAAGATCGGGACAAAATTATTAACCGAATCGCCGTTACTTTAACAGTGATTGGTACGATTTTAACGACAATCATTGCTTTGTTCACTTTTTTCTGGCGATAAAGCAAAATAAACAGTATAAAGTCATGATACCACATACATGATCGTGGTATTTGATTCTTTTTGCTCACCTTTTGCATTAAAGGAAATACGATGAAATCGAATTAAGATTACTCGTATTTCCCTTTTTATATTTACGGCTTCCTTTTCAGGAGTGAACGTAAAATAAGTCATGTCGATAGTATATTCACTACGATATTAATGATTGTTAATGTATTTGATTTTTTCTTCATATTGTTATCCTATTTATACAAATTAACGACTCACTCCAATTTATTATAACTTTAAATTAACTTTATTTACAAATTTAATTTTCTAATACATAACAGTTTTGTAACTACGTAATGACTTAAACAGCTTTTGTACACTTGATATTATGTCATTCTTTGTAGGCTGTTGAATCAAATTCTCAATTTAGGTTTATTTTTATATTGAAACATTATACAAATTTTACACATCTATATGCACATCTTTATACTAAAACAGCTTAAAATTCCACTCATTTATTCCTAATTTGAACAAAATCTTTTAAATTACATAAATGTTTTCGACATATTTATATTTAAACCTTTAATTATATTTATCACTATTGATTTTAATGCTATAATTGTGCTGTTCATTAGTCTCTAAAAATAACAATTCGCGATGATTCCAGTTCATATTTATAAAATTTGCTTTGTAACTGTATGACATCGCACACCATTTATCATCTTTTGCGTATTTTCTAACCTTAAACCGATTGATAGATGGATTAAAGTGACGTTTACTCCTTTTTAATGACACATCATAAGAAGGTTTAACCCAGCATGAATTCAAAATTTAGATACTAGGATAAGATTATAGTAGAAGGAGTCAAGCAGATGAAACAACGGAAGTGGTATCAAACGCAATGGTTTACAATTTTAATGCTTATTTTTGTTTTTCCAGTAGGTCTATTTTTAATGTGGAAATATCAGCCTTGGGGTAAGTGGATTAAAATTATTGTTACAGTCGTGGTCTTAATCATGTTTATGATTAATTTTCCAAATAATAAACAACCACAAGATTCTCATTCAACAAAGC from Staphylococcus schleiferi includes the following:
- a CDS encoding APC family permease, whose translation is MKKLGFWSIVLLAINSIIGSGIFLSPGAVISIAGSYTPYVYILAAIFASILAVTFAAASKYVNKSGAAYAYATAAFGDNIGFYVGITRFIAACIAWGVMSTAVVKTVITIFGGDNTNTTLITIGFLILMVTLLLINITGNKLFEIINNLSTIGKLLALVTTIVAGIVVIVTTGEVRFSEVTHIVDTSKIDTTTFVLAIIAAFYAFTGFESVASGSEDMKNPEKNLPRAIPLAILSIAAVYLGIILVTMALNPQALIETKQVVSLVAVFHSPIIQNIILYGALISMFGINVAASFSTPRIIEAIANQQQISPWFKKRTKYDFPFNAFIVTFLIAIIIPMAFQYNMTSIIVLSSISRFIQFLVVPIGVIVFYYNKNKGTVLENVKKNVFTDVILPIISFLFTIILLVKFNWKGQFSIVEGQHTTLNYFAITAMVIGYIVLPAVLFILNKMRHQQSDIKE
- a CDS encoding gamma-glutamyl-gamma-aminobutyrate hydrolase family protein, which produces MVAIIGITANILRDKDGMFPGYERCYINQDYVYSVTKHAGVPVVLPIHSDKNAIEKQVEQLDGLILSGGYDVSPHLYGEDPRNLIGETLLKRDLFEYTVLELAKKRGIPILGICRGAQLINVYHGGTLYQDVSYREQETLRHWQGVNPTEKTHRIQILEQCHLARVFEEREIFVNSFHHQLIKDIAPDFKGTASSSDGVIECIEAQNYPYLVGVQWHPEMLWREEAMDKLFIDFIKNAKESG
- the nucI gene encoding thermonuclease NucI, with product MKKFTSGLLIVVVAIFVLTLQYVNGQGPFKTTEGSTKGDSYIVTRVIDGDTIIVNKDGKEERVRMIGVDTPETVKPNTPVQPYGKEASDFTKKHLTGKRVTLEYDRAPKDRYGRTLAYVWVGDKMFNVRLAKEGLARAKFYSPNYKYRPQIEQAQKEAQKKKLNIWSEA